Within the Natranaeroarchaeum sulfidigenes genome, the region TGGTTGGGCTGAAGGGCCAGCGGTGCTTCGTGTCGGGCGAATCGGACCGTCTCCGTCACCGTCTCGAACGTCTCGCTGTCGGTATCGGGTGCAGTGGCCGAGATATCGAGCTGTGTCGCACGATCCGCGGTAAGCGATAGCACCCCCTCGTCGGCGATCCGCTGCTCGCCGTCGACATCGACGGTCGCGTTGACCGGTTCGTCAGTATCCGTTCGACGGATCTCAATCGTCACATCGTCGCCGACTCTCGGCTCTTCAATATTCTGGGATAGCGATAATCCGACCGTTCGTGGCTCGACGGAGATCGTTGTCGGTCCGTCGCGGAACGTCTCTGTGTCGGTATCCGGGGCGGACCCTGTCGCCTCGAAGGTGCCGCTCTGATCGAACGGAATGGTAACACGTCCGACCTCGTTCGTCTCGTGATCCTCGCCGTCGACGGTGACGCTACCGGAAACCGCCTCACCGGTGTCCGATCGCTGGAGCGAGAACGTCACTTCGTCGCCCGCAGTGATCTCCTCCTCGTCGGCGTCGAGCAAGAGGTCGATCTCGAATCGCTCGACCGAGATGATCATGGCATCGGAAATATACTGGGTCTGGTCAGTCCCTTCTCGCTCGGCCCGGACGGTGAACTCCCCGCCACGGTCGAAGGTGATAGTAGTTTGGCCCGCCCCGTCAAGATCGTATTCCGTGCCGTCTGCCTGCACTGTGGCGTCCGTCGCGGCCGTCTCGTTCTCGTAGGTAACTGTGAACTCGGCAGTATCACCGGGAGTGATCTCGCTCCGATTTGCCTCGACGACGAGCTGGACCTCTTCGGGCCCGTCGTCACGCCAGTCCTGAACCGGGAACACCGTCCCGTCATCGTCACCGTCGTCGAGGACCGGCGTTGCTCCGAACCCGAGAACGCCGACCGTGAGTGTTCCGAACACGAGCACTGCGATGGCGATAAGAGTGAGATCACGCCGGGGATCGTATCCGTCGCTGTCGCCTCCGAGTGTACGCCGGCGGGTTATATATGATCCCTGGGGAGGACCCTCGTTCGGCGGGTTCACGTACTGGACCGGATACGTAGGCACAGGTTAAATGCGTTCGGACGCTGTGTGTGCCATGGGCGTCCGGATGCATGATTGTCCTTGCTGGCGGCAAAGTATAGTATGGTAGAGCCTGAAGGTAGACAGGCTATGACAGAGGAGCCGGACGACGAGCGGGACCCGACCGTGCTTACACCCGAGGAGCTCGAGCTGGAAGCGGAAGCTGGCGTCGAGCAGATCGAAGAGAACCGGTTCGTGGTCAATCCGTCGGGCGAGCCAACTTCTTCTGTGGACGAGTCCGGGCCGTCGGCACCCGATACTGGTCCTCGGGAGTATGCTGCGTCGGAGAGTCAGCAGGGGGCGGGAGAGCCCGAGAAGGCAGCCGCCACCGCTGCTCGTGAGCCGGACGAGACATCGTCCGACTCGCCCTCACGGCGGGACGGCTCCGCGTCGGACGAGCGACACGATGAACTGAACGGTGAAACAGCCTTTTCACCTTCCGCACGTGGAGTTGCGCTGGAACATATGGACCGCTCACATGCCATCGACGTGTTGCTGAAGACCGACGATGGGATCGCCGAACGACGGATCGCCGCTGACGACCGGATTACTGTCTTCGAGGAGCTTCTCACCTGGTACGCCAGTACGATCGACGACGATAACGCGCCTGCAGCGACGATATCGGCGCTACTTGCCGAAGCTGACCTCAATTCGTGAGTCGTGTTAACTCGCTGTCTGCTGGTTCGGTAGTCAACTATAGCACCCGTTGGTTTGAGCCTCTTTGATTAGGTACGCAACTTATTCTTGCGTATCTACTAGGGAGTTATAACTTTCAATAGCCCACTTATGAATATAGGAACCATTCTGGACGAATTGGGGTTGGACGCGCTCTCACCCGGCGGTCCAGACGACCCCGATGCCGGCCCACAGGAGCCGCTTGACGACGAGGACGAAGAGGAAGATGTCTCCGAAGAAAAAGAGACCAGGGAGTCCTCGTCATCCGGCGGGCTTTTCGGCGGCGGTGACGACGGTTCGAGCGAACTCACCGACGATATCGCCGATCTCGAACACGAACTCAGCGGGGTCCGTAATCAGGTCGAACAGAACAGTGCCAGCATCGATGGACTTGAAAGCGAACAGGTGAACGTCGGCGAACGACTAGATAGAATCGAAGAGCACAACGCGACCCTGCTCGGCGTCTACGATCACCTCACAGAGAGCGTCAATCCGTTTACGGGCGACTGGGAAGGCGATATCGAGCAGCCTGACGAGTCCGAATCGAAGTTCGGCGTTATCCCCGGCCCCGAAGACGAGACTGAAAACGAGGATGCATGGGACACCGAGACGGAAGAGACCGATCCTGGCCAGTCCAGTGAACGTTCCCCGGAGCCGGAACCGACGTTCGAGCCAGCATCGGAACAACCGGTTCGAACGACAGCCACGGAGCCGACATCCACATCAACACGACCGCCGAACACCGATGACGGGCCGTACCTGACGCGGTTTGCGGCCACCTACGCGACCGAAGTATTGCTCATGGAGTGGTTGACGATGCTCGTCGATCGCTCGGGTCAGGAAGGCGCACTGAAAGCGCTGGATCATTACGACCGTATCGACTGGATTAGCGAACCGGTCAAGCGGGATCTGGAGGTCATGCTCAGCGGCGCACACTGTGACCCCGATACGCCACCACAAAACGATCTCAACACTGACGTTCACGATCGGAGTTTCAAATACATCGCCAGACTCTCACAGCAGGCACAACTGGAGCAGTCGGAGCAGGTGAGGTGACGGTACATGGGATTCAGCACCAGTGCCGCGGTCGCAGTCGTCGCAATCGGTGCGCTCATCAGCCTCGGGTTGTTGTATCCCGCCGTTGAAGGCTCCACTCTGCAGATATCGGAAGCTAGTGATGACCGACAGGATCGTATCATCGACGCGAGGAACAGCGGTGTCGATATACACTCGGCGACCTATAACGATTCGGCCGACAGTTTGACGGTCCACGTGGACAACTCCGGTACAGTGACACTCGACGTATCGAAGACTCATCTCCTGATCGACGGCGAGCTTCCGGCCGAGCGGACGACGTGGGTCGAGGGCGACCAGAACCGCGACCTGTGGGTCGGCGGTGAGGGCCTCGAAATAGAGGTGCCGAACGTCGAGACGGCCCCGGACAGAGTCGTCATCGCTACTCAGACCGGCGTACAGGATTCGACCGAAGATATCGAGGAGGAAACCTGACGTGGCGAGCGTTTCTGTGTCCCATCTGATCATCTTCATCGCCGCGCTCACTGTGGCCGTCGGCGTTGCGACGACGCTGACCGTCAACGTCGAAAGTATGAGCGTCTCGTTAGACGAACGAGGTGACAGCGTTGCTCAGGACATCGAAACCGACATCAGTATTATCAGTGACGCGGGAAGTCCCGACTCGATCTACTCGACCGATGAGGACGGCAACGGCGAAGTTACCCTCCTCGTGAAAAACACCGGGAATCGTCCGACACACACTGACAGCAGCGATCTCGACGTGCTGATCAACGGGCAGTATCAGAACGGTGTCGACGTCGACGTGATCGGTAGCGAAGGATCCACGGTGTGGGGCGAAGGCGACGTTGTGCGGATGACCGTGAACGAACCCCTCGATGCCGGAGATCACCGGGCAACGGTGCGGGTCAGATCTAACGAAGATACGCTACGGTTCTATCTGGATGAATAACTCATGGTAAGCCTATACGAACTCGGACTCGAGGAGCGCGATCGGGTAAACCCGGCCTTCGGTGGCGGGTTCCCGAAAGGAAGTATCGTCCTGCTGGAAGGGAGCCACGGCGCTGGCAAGAGCGTGTTCGCTCAGCGGTTCTGTTATGGACTCTGTGAGAGCGATACGTACGTCACCTACGTCTCCGCCGAACTGACCGCGGGTAGCCTGATAAAACAGATGGGGTCGATGGACTACGATATTGTCGATCATCTGCTCCGTGAGCAGTTGCTGTTCTTGCACGCGGATGTCGACACCAGAGATACGATCAACCAGCGACCGGGTCCCGAGGAAGCGGGTGGACGCGAACTCATCACGAAGCTCATGCAGGCCGAGACGATGTGGGAAAGTGATGTCGTCATCTTCGACGGATTCGACGCCATCCTGCTTCACGATCCCCACTACGAGGCGATCAGTGAACACGGCGACGCCGACGATATCATGCAGAACATGATCACCTACTTCCGACAGATCGTCAACCAGGACAAAACGCTGATCCTGACCGTCAATCCGGATTCGCTGTCCCGGACGGCTCTCAGACCTCTCCGGAACGCCGCCGATGTCTACCTGTCACTGGAGATGGAAAGTGTCGGGAGCGAAGTCCGACGCAACATCGTCGTCAAGAAGTTCGCGGAGATGGGCAATCAGGTCGATGACAACATCGGCTACGCAGTCCAGTCCGGCCGCGGGATCACGATCGTGACACGGACGGTGGCCTGAGATGACGGAACTCGGAACTGCGAACCTGTCAGGACAACTTGGCGCGCTCGCACACGAGCATCCCCATCTCGACGAGCATCTCGAATACTATCGGGATATCCATGGGGAGTACCCGATGTATACCGAGACGCTGGAGGACGAACACGAGGTCGCCAGACCGAACGTCATCTACCCCACCCAGAGTGAGCATGCAGTCTTCTGTCACGTTCACGGCGATGTCGGCCAGCCGTTGACGTACTACGTTGTCGAACCGACACTCAATGCCGACGAACAGGCCGTTTTCGACGACGTGCGACAACGGATCCTCGAAAAGAGCGTCAACAAGCCCGCCCCGACGGACGACGAGCAGTTCATCGAGCACATCGACGAACTACTCGAGAGCGTCACACACGTCGGCGGGGTCGCGACCGGCGCGCTCCAGCAACTGCTCGGGACACGCATCACCGTCGCGCCCGACACCTACCAGAAGATCCGCTACCAGCTACAGCGCGATATCGTCGGACTCGGGCCGCTGAACCCAGTCATGCAGGACCCACAGAACGAGGATATTCACGTCATCGGAACCGACCAGTGTTACGTCGACCACGGCACCTATGGGATGTTGCCTACCACGGTCGACTTCGGGACGCCCGCTGAGTTCGAGAACTGGTTGCGGAACATGGGCGAACGGATGGACACGCCGGTCAGCGACTCGAACCCGATCATCGACTCGACGCTGCCCGATGGGTCGCGTATCAACATCATCTACTCCGATGACGTGTCGGTGCAAGGCCCCTCGCTGACGATCCGACAGGGGGACGAGGTTCCGCTGTCCGTCCTCCAGATCACAAAGTGGGGGACGCTCTCGCCGAAACTCGCCGCCTACCTCTGGCTCTGTCTCGAAAACGAACAGACGGTCTTCGTGGTTGGCGAGACCGCCTCGGGAAAGACGACGACACTGAACGCGATTACCTCGTTTATTCCGCGAGACTCGAAGATCTATACTGCGGAAGACACCGCCGAAGTCGTTCCACCACACGATACCTGGCAACAGTTGCTCACTCGCGAGGGTCAGGGGGAAGACTCCAGTTCGGATATCGACCTGTTCGACCTGGTCGCTTCGGCGCTCCGATCTCGCCCTGACTACATCATCGTGGGCGAGGTTCGAGGTGCGGAAGGACAGATGGCGTTTCAGGCCGCACAGACCGGACACCCCGTCATGCTTACCTTCCACGCCAGCGACATCGTGTCGATGATCCAGCGCTTTACCGGTGAGCCGATCAACGTCCCCGAGACGTTCATGGACAACTGCGATGTCGCGCTGTTCCAGAACAGGGTCAAACAGGGGGACGATGTCTATCGGCGGGTTACCAGCGTTCAGGAGATCGAGGGATACTCGAAACATGACGGCGGTGTCGTGACCCAGCAGGCCTTCCGGTGGGATCCCCGCGACGACGAGATCGTCTTTACCGGGATGAACAACTCTCACGTCCTCGAAAACCAGATCGCGGAACTGCTCGGCTACGAGAACACCCGCGAGATCTACGACGAACTGGACCGACGTGCACAGATCGTCGAGCGCCTGATCGAAGCGGATGTCCTCGAATACGAGGAAGTCAACGATGCGATCGCGACGTTCCAGCGAGACGGGGTCGAGGCGCTGCCGATCGACCTGACCGGACTCACCGCATCGCCACAAGCAATCTAGTGGTTGACACGATTGTGCTGGCAGGTCTCTCAGGGACGGTGTCGCCCCGGCAGTCGAGGAATAACGTTTCATACCTGGGATACAATGGGTCGACAGGACGACCGTGACGGATATCAATGAGCTCTGAAAGCGCAACAGCGACCAGCCGTAACGCGGAGGATGATTCCTCCGTCGAACTCAAGGAGGCGGTGCGATCGCTGTTGATGGCGTACGAGGGGATGGAGATGTCCATCCAGCGATATCTCCTCGTCATTCTGTTTCCCTCGGTAGTCTTCGGTATTACGGTTGCCATCCTCCCGTTTTTGCTTCCCGTGCCGGGGATCGCTACCGGCCCATTCCTGATTCTTGGGCTCTTTCTTCCGTTCATCGCCCTCGTCTATCCGAAACTGCAGAACGACCGACAACAGAAGGAAGTGCGGGACCAGTTCCACCTCTTTATTACGCATATCACGATCCTCTCTACGACCAACATCGATCGTGTCGAAGTGTTCCGGACACTCTCGAAAGAGGAGGATTACAACGCTATCGCGACCGAGATGGGCCATATCGTCGCATTGATCGACACCTGGAACCTGAGTCTCGACGACGCCTGTCGGTTTCGCGCACGACGCGTCTCCAGTCCACTGATGCAGGATTTCCTCGAACGGCTTGCCTACACCGTGGGAGCGGGCCAGCCCATGAGTGACTTTCTGATCAACGAGCAGGACAACATCCTCCAGCACTACAAGGTCCGGTATGAGAACGAGCTAGAACGGCTCAACGTCATCAAAGACGTCTACCTGTCGGTGATCAACTCGACCACGTTCGGCCTCGTCTTCGCGATCTTGCTTCCCTTCCTCATCGGTATCGACCCGATGATCGCGCTCTCTGCCGTGCTGACGCTGTATCTGTTCGTGCAGGTGACGTTCATTTACGTGATGAACAACGTCGCCCCGCAGGATCCGGTCTGGAGCCACTCCGACGATATCGCGCTGGAACGCAACATTCGGCTTCGGATCTCGATCATCGTTAGCATCGGACTTAGCCTCCTGTTGATGGCTCTGACGTATCTCGCGCTCGATGGCGTGTTGCCGGTCGGCACTGATCTCCCCGAGCCGATCTACATGGCGATTCCGTTCACGCCGCTGTTGATCAGCGGGCTCGTCATGCGCCGGGAGGAACAGCGGGTCAAAAACCGTGACGACGAGTTTCCCTCGTTCATCCGCGCGCTTGGCGCGGTCGAAAGTGTCAAACAGAGCTCGACGTCGTCGGTCCTCTCTTCGCTGCGCCGGAAGGACTTCGGCTCGCTTACGGAGACGATCAACAACCTCTATCTGCGGCTGGCCATGCAGATCAACTCGACGCTCGCCTGGAAGTACTTCGCTACCGAGACCGGTTCCTACCTGATCCAGCGCTTTAGCGACATGTACGTCGTCGGTCGGCGGATGGGCGGCGAGCCGATTCAACTTGGCGAACTCATCGAGAAGAACTTCACGCAGGTGTTGAACCTGCGACAGATGCGGACCCAGGAAACGGGGACGATCATCGGCGTGATCTACGGGATCACCGCGACGAGCACCTTCGCCTTCTTCGTCGGGCTCGAAATCGTCCGCCTGTTACAGGATATCTCCGGCGATCTCGAACTCGATCAGGCTGGCCTCAGCGGCTTGCTCCACCCACAGGTGTACGATATTGACCAGGTTCGATTTTTCCTCTTTATCGCCATTCTGCTCAACGCTATGCTCTCCTCAATGATGATCCGCGTCATCGACCGGGGCCACTCCCTGAGCGCACTGAATCACTTCGTCGTTCTCGTCTGGATGAGCGTCATTATCGCCGTCCTGACGCGATACCTGATGAACTCGCTGATCACGGTGTGATTGGACAGATCATTTAGATCGCCAACTATTATGGTGATTGGAATCGTTAAACTATATTGTGGTGATCCAATGAGCGATACCGGTGGGAGGCCGAAACAACAGGAGTACGGTGAGGCTGAAATCAACGATCGCGGCCGTCTGACGATACCGAAAGCACTGCGAGACGATCTTCGACTCGATGGGGGGACGCGCTTTACAGTCCTTCGGGACGGTACCGAAATCAGGCTCGTCCGACAACTCCCCGAACTGGAGACCGTTTCGTCGGGCAAATCACGCGACGAATGGGGGGAGGACGCGTTTCGAGATGCGGGTGAAGCGACGTTCGGGGGGCGATAAATGCGGATACTCCCTGATGTCAACGCGCTCTCGATCCAACTTATCGACGACCATCCGGGCCACCCGTACGTGGCGGAACAGCTCGTTCCGGCACTGCACGGCGAAGAGACGCTGTTGTTGTTCGGCTATCTTCCACTCCGAGTGCAATGGGTGCTTGAGGATCTCGGTCTGTCGACAGTCGATGCTCGAAACGCAGTGAGTTCGTTATTGCAGTATCCGGTGGAGTGTGTCGACTCGACGCCAGACATTGTTCTCGATGCCTACGAAATCAGTGCAGAAAAAAACCACGACGTGTACGATTGCTTTTATATCGCGCTTGCACGTCAAGCAGATGCTGACGTGATTGTTACGACGGACAGGGACTTCGAGGTCCTGTGTGAAGATGAGCAGTTCGAGTACACCAATCCTGTCCCCGAGGACGTGCTGTCGGAGTTCCACCAGGTGTGACACCCACGTCCGACGCTACTCCTCGCTCATCTCGTCATCCACCGGGTCCTCGTGGTGGTCGTGACAGTAGTCGCTGTCACCGAGCGCGGGCCGGGTACACGGCTCGCCATCCTCATCGGTTGCCGCACACTGGCTGTCCTCGGGCACGCCGCCGTCATCACCGCCGATTCCGGCGTTCGAGTTGACGCCGTTCTGTCCGAGGCGGAGCGTCGTCAGGTCGCGTTCGATGCTGTCGCCAGCGATGGCGGCGACGTATTCGAGTGATCGAGCGTGGCCCTCGTACGGCGTCTCCGCGAGCGCGTCGATACTCGTCTCGTCGCCGTCGTCGTCGTTCGAGAGCTCGTCGACCGAGAGCCCGCGCACGTAATCAACCATCTTCCGATAGACCTCGCCGCTGATCCAGCCAGCATCTCTGTAGAATCGCAGGGAGCGGATCGCGCCGGTCGAACCGAACTCGTTGCCGAGATACCGTGCCCAGGCCATCGCAGTCACCTGCTCTGCTGCCGTCCCGTCGAGCGAGTCCAGATGGGGTGTGGAACTGCGCCCGGTCACGCTGTGTCGTTGGCTCATGCTCACTTACCCCGCCTACTCGTGGAGCTACTTTATCCCTTTCCCCAAATCACTACTTCTGTTCTATTCTGCCGCTGCACGCGTGCTGCCCGCTGTATTTGCCAGAATACTAGTCTCCCGTGTGATGAGCAGGGGAGGGTAGTGCACCTAATATATTTGGAAGGCCGGTCGCATGGCGGCGGACTCGTCTTCGGTACCGCCTGTCGGAACTCCGCCGCGTGCTGGACGCATACTCGAAGCGCGATATAAATTGTATAAACAAACTACCTTCTTGTGTAGGTATACATCTACAGCACCATACTATCATATTAGGAACTTTTATTTCAATTTGACACGAAATAACATACAGACTACGGCCAGACACCAGCCATGGAGATCACCATACCAGACAGACCGGAGCGGCGTGCCCAGATCGGCGTCGAGACGCTGATCGTGTTCATCGCGATGGTGCTCGTCGCGGCGATCGCGGCGACGCTGCTTCTCAACACAGCCGGATTTCTCCAGAACCAGGCGTCGACGACCGCCCAGGACGCCCAGGATCAGGTCTCCAATCAGGTACTGATCATCAGCTCGGTCGGCGAGATCTCAGAGGACGGCGGGGACAACGCCATCGGCGAGGTCCGCGTGAGCGTGATGCAATCACCCGGCGCGGGCGAGATCGACCTTGGCGGCTCCTCGGTCGAGTATGTCGGCCCCGACGGTCAGGAGACGCTGATCTACGACGAGAGCCCCGATGTGGGTGAGTTCGGCGTCGAGGACGTCCGCAACGGCGATACCGTTCCCGTCCTCACCGAGCGCCAGGACCGCTACGTCATCAGCGTCGAGCTGACCGACGACGACACCAGCGATCTCCGCTATCTCGAACCGGGCGAGAGCGCGACGCTGCGGATCGTCACCCCCGCGGGCAGCGAGGCGGTGGAGATTCTGAATGTGCCGCAGTCGCTCAGTAGCTACGACGAGGGCGACGCGGTGCAACTCTGAGGCTGTATCGGAGTTTTTTCGTGCACGAGCACACGCGTGACGCAGACCCGACTGAGCACGTCGCTCGTCGGAACCGAGTCAGTTGGCGCATAATCGAACGGTTCACGCCCTCTATAGCAATTCTCTCACAACCACCTAATCAGCATGGGTGCGGGTTCGCTCCGGTCCTACTGGTGTAGCCTGTGGTTCTTTTTTATACCCCTACTATGGATAGTTCAGAGGTCGTTCAACAGGCGACCCGCGAAAGCGAACCCAACGCGAGGATACACAACAATGGAAATCAGCGTACCCGAATTCACACGCGACAACGATCGAGGTCAGGTCGGTATCGAGACCCTGATCGTCTTCATCGCAATGATTCTAGTGGCAGCGATCGCAGCGAGCGTACTAATTAACACGGCAGGATTCCTGCAGAACCAGGCGAGCGAGACGAGTCAGGACTCCGAAGATCAGGTGTCCAATCAGGTGCTGATTATCAGTTCGATTGGTGAGGTTGCAGAGGTTGACGGTGAGGTTGAAAACGTTGAATTTGAGATTGATGCTGACAGCGCTGATGCTGACGAGGCCGACTTGGAATACCTAAGTGGTGACTTCGACTTTGAGTCGGATGACGGCGACTTGATCGTCAGAAATGTAGATGAGGACGAAGAATTCGTCTGGACTGACGACACTGATCCCGTCACTGAAGGTGAAAGTATTGCTCTCCACGACGAAGTTGATTACAGTGATGACGACGACATAGAGGTCGAATGGACTGATGACAGCACTGTGTGGGACTTCGGTACAGTTGACGATTCGTTCGACGATACGGAAACTGAGGAAGTGACTGTCGAAGACGGTGAAAACCAGATCAGCGAGATCAGCATGACGGTCATGCAGTCGCCGGGTGCTGACGAGATCGACCTCAGCGGTGCATCCATCGAGTACATCGGCCCTGACGGTCAGGATACTCTGACCTACGAGGACGGCTTCGATGTCATCGGTACGCAGGACGAAGACGAAACTGCACCCGTTCTGACCCAGCGACAGGACCGCTTCACCATCGAGATCGGACTCGAAGAGGATGGAGAAGACCTCCGCTACCTCGAAGAGGGTGAAGATGCCACGGTTCGCATCACTACCCAGTCCGGTAGCGAGGCAGTCACCATCGTGAACGTCCCGCAGTCGCTCAGCAGTTACGACACTGGCGACGCAGTCGAACTGTAAACTGCGACTGATCGATTTCGGTTTCAGTTTTTGCGACCAGGGGAACATACACGGAGCGTGATTATAGCCGTCCTGTCCGGGCGGCTTCTTTTACTGACACAGTGACAACGCCGAAAGCTGTTGGATCAGCGTCAAATACTTTTTTACGTGGTGTCTGGCAAGTATGGACACTGAACTGGCATCTATGAGTGACAGGATCCACGTACTCCATCTCGACGACAACGAGCAGTTTCTCGATGTCGTCTCTACCTTTCTGGAAGAGGACAACGACGATATCGACGTGACGACCGAAACCGAGGCGAGCGAGGCGCTGTCGGTGTTGCAAAACGGCGCGGGCGTCGACTGCGTGCTCAGCGACTACCGGATGGGACCGACCGACGGTGTCGACTTCCTGCGGGAGGTCCGCGCGGTCGACGAGCGGTTGCCCTTCATTCTGTACACCGGGAAGGGGAGCGAGGCGGTCGCCAGCGAGGCGATCACACAGGGCGTGACCGACTACTTGCAGAAGGAACACTCTGCGGATCAGTACGACCT harbors:
- a CDS encoding DUF7500 family protein — protein: MTEEPDDERDPTVLTPEELELEAEAGVEQIEENRFVVNPSGEPTSSVDESGPSAPDTGPREYAASESQQGAGEPEKAAATAAREPDETSSDSPSRRDGSASDERHDELNGETAFSPSARGVALEHMDRSHAIDVLLKTDDGIAERRIAADDRITVFEELLTWYASTIDDDNAPAATISALLAEADLNS
- a CDS encoding FlaD/FlaE family flagellar protein, encoding MNIGTILDELGLDALSPGGPDDPDAGPQEPLDDEDEEEDVSEEKETRESSSSGGLFGGGDDGSSELTDDIADLEHELSGVRNQVEQNSASIDGLESEQVNVGERLDRIEEHNATLLGVYDHLTESVNPFTGDWEGDIEQPDESESKFGVIPGPEDETENEDAWDTETEETDPGQSSERSPEPEPTFEPASEQPVRTTATEPTSTSTRPPNTDDGPYLTRFAATYATEVLLMEWLTMLVDRSGQEGALKALDHYDRIDWISEPVKRDLEVMLSGAHCDPDTPPQNDLNTDVHDRSFKYIARLSQQAQLEQSEQVR
- a CDS encoding flagellar protein G, with protein sequence MASVSVSHLIIFIAALTVAVGVATTLTVNVESMSVSLDERGDSVAQDIETDISIISDAGSPDSIYSTDEDGNGEVTLLVKNTGNRPTHTDSSDLDVLINGQYQNGVDVDVIGSEGSTVWGEGDVVRMTVNEPLDAGDHRATVRVRSNEDTLRFYLDE
- a CDS encoding ATPase domain-containing protein; the protein is MVSLYELGLEERDRVNPAFGGGFPKGSIVLLEGSHGAGKSVFAQRFCYGLCESDTYVTYVSAELTAGSLIKQMGSMDYDIVDHLLREQLLFLHADVDTRDTINQRPGPEEAGGRELITKLMQAETMWESDVVIFDGFDAILLHDPHYEAISEHGDADDIMQNMITYFRQIVNQDKTLILTVNPDSLSRTALRPLRNAADVYLSLEMESVGSEVRRNIVVKKFAEMGNQVDDNIGYAVQSGRGITIVTRTVA
- a CDS encoding type II/IV secretion system ATPase subunit, producing the protein MTELGTANLSGQLGALAHEHPHLDEHLEYYRDIHGEYPMYTETLEDEHEVARPNVIYPTQSEHAVFCHVHGDVGQPLTYYVVEPTLNADEQAVFDDVRQRILEKSVNKPAPTDDEQFIEHIDELLESVTHVGGVATGALQQLLGTRITVAPDTYQKIRYQLQRDIVGLGPLNPVMQDPQNEDIHVIGTDQCYVDHGTYGMLPTTVDFGTPAEFENWLRNMGERMDTPVSDSNPIIDSTLPDGSRINIIYSDDVSVQGPSLTIRQGDEVPLSVLQITKWGTLSPKLAAYLWLCLENEQTVFVVGETASGKTTTLNAITSFIPRDSKIYTAEDTAEVVPPHDTWQQLLTREGQGEDSSSDIDLFDLVASALRSRPDYIIVGEVRGAEGQMAFQAAQTGHPVMLTFHASDIVSMIQRFTGEPINVPETFMDNCDVALFQNRVKQGDDVYRRVTSVQEIEGYSKHDGGVVTQQAFRWDPRDDEIVFTGMNNSHVLENQIAELLGYENTREIYDELDRRAQIVERLIEADVLEYEEVNDAIATFQRDGVEALPIDLTGLTASPQAI
- the flaJ gene encoding archaellar assembly protein FlaJ, with translation MSSESATATSRNAEDDSSVELKEAVRSLLMAYEGMEMSIQRYLLVILFPSVVFGITVAILPFLLPVPGIATGPFLILGLFLPFIALVYPKLQNDRQQKEVRDQFHLFITHITILSTTNIDRVEVFRTLSKEEDYNAIATEMGHIVALIDTWNLSLDDACRFRARRVSSPLMQDFLERLAYTVGAGQPMSDFLINEQDNILQHYKVRYENELERLNVIKDVYLSVINSTTFGLVFAILLPFLIGIDPMIALSAVLTLYLFVQVTFIYVMNNVAPQDPVWSHSDDIALERNIRLRISIIVSIGLSLLLMALTYLALDGVLPVGTDLPEPIYMAIPFTPLLISGLVMRREEQRVKNRDDEFPSFIRALGAVESVKQSSTSSVLSSLRRKDFGSLTETINNLYLRLAMQINSTLAWKYFATETGSYLIQRFSDMYVVGRRMGGEPIQLGELIEKNFTQVLNLRQMRTQETGTIIGVIYGITATSTFAFFVGLEIVRLLQDISGDLELDQAGLSGLLHPQVYDIDQVRFFLFIAILLNAMLSSMMIRVIDRGHSLSALNHFVVLVWMSVIIAVLTRYLMNSLITV
- a CDS encoding AbrB/MazE/SpoVT family DNA-binding domain-containing protein; translated protein: MSDTGGRPKQQEYGEAEINDRGRLTIPKALRDDLRLDGGTRFTVLRDGTEIRLVRQLPELETVSSGKSRDEWGEDAFRDAGEATFGGR
- a CDS encoding type II toxin-antitoxin system VapC family toxin, producing MRILPDVNALSIQLIDDHPGHPYVAEQLVPALHGEETLLLFGYLPLRVQWVLEDLGLSTVDARNAVSSLLQYPVECVDSTPDIVLDAYEISAEKNHDVYDCFYIALARQADADVIVTTDRDFEVLCEDEQFEYTNPVPEDVLSEFHQV
- a CDS encoding FlaD/FlaE family flagellar protein; this translates as MSQRHSVTGRSSTPHLDSLDGTAAEQVTAMAWARYLGNEFGSTGAIRSLRFYRDAGWISGEVYRKMVDYVRGLSVDELSNDDDGDETSIDALAETPYEGHARSLEYVAAIAGDSIERDLTTLRLGQNGVNSNAGIGGDDGGVPEDSQCAATDEDGEPCTRPALGDSDYCHDHHEDPVDDEMSEE
- a CDS encoding archaellin/type IV pilin N-terminal domain-containing protein, which encodes MEITIPDRPERRAQIGVETLIVFIAMVLVAAIAATLLLNTAGFLQNQASTTAQDAQDQVSNQVLIISSVGEISEDGGDNAIGEVRVSVMQSPGAGEIDLGGSSVEYVGPDGQETLIYDESPDVGEFGVEDVRNGDTVPVLTERQDRYVISVELTDDDTSDLRYLEPGESATLRIVTPAGSEAVEILNVPQSLSSYDEGDAVQL
- a CDS encoding archaellin/type IV pilin N-terminal domain-containing protein, with the protein product MEISVPEFTRDNDRGQVGIETLIVFIAMILVAAIAASVLINTAGFLQNQASETSQDSEDQVSNQVLIISSIGEVAEVDGEVENVEFEIDADSADADEADLEYLSGDFDFESDDGDLIVRNVDEDEEFVWTDDTDPVTEGESIALHDEVDYSDDDDIEVEWTDDSTVWDFGTVDDSFDDTETEEVTVEDGENQISEISMTVMQSPGADEIDLSGASIEYIGPDGQDTLTYEDGFDVIGTQDEDETAPVLTQRQDRFTIEIGLEEDGEDLRYLEEGEDATVRITTQSGSEAVTIVNVPQSLSSYDTGDAVEL